CCCGCCCGAGTATCGCCGGGAGGGCTACGTTCGCCGGCTTCTCGCACACTCCCTCGCCGAGTATCGCAACCACGGCGTCAGGTTCTCGGTCCTCTGGCCGTTCCGGTACCGCTTCTACCGGCAGTACGGCTGGGACGCCGCCAACCGGATCGTCACCCACGAGTGCGATCCCGACGTGCTCTCCTTCGCCGCTGCGAGCGACGCTCGGGATCGGGGATCGTTCCGGCCGGTCGACCCCGACGAGTACGACGCGATCGAACCCGTCTACGACGAGTGGGCCGACCGCCACGCGCTCGCACTCGAGCGCGACGAGGACTGGTGGCGCCACCGCGTCTTCGGCGGCCACGACGTCGATCCGTTCGTCTACGCGTACGAACGGGACGGCGAGCCGCGGGGGTATCTCGTCTACACGATCGACGGCGATCACGGGGAGCGGACGATGGACGTCACGGAACTGGCAGCCGTCGATCGCGAGGCGGTCCGCGCACTCCTGTCGTTCTGTTACGATCACGACTCGCAGGTCGATCGGGTCCGGTTCCGGATGCCGGAGAACGACCTCCTGCGCGCGGACGCGGCCGATCCCGACGAGATCGATACGACCGTCGAAACGGGACCGATGGTCCGGATCGTCGACGTCGAAGCGACCCTGTCGGCGCTGTCCTATCCCTCCCTCGATCGGACCCTCACGCTCGCAGTCGAGGATCCGCTGGTCGACTGGAACGACGCCGCCGTCTCGCTCGAGGTGGCGGCTGGGCGCGCCGCGTGCGAGCGGATCGACGCCGCGGCCGCGGACGAACCGGACGTGACGCTCGACGTGGCCACGCTCTCGCAACTCGTCGTCGGGGCCCGATCGGCCGCGACCCTCGATCGGCTGGGTCGACTCGAGGGCGCAACACCGGACGCGGTCGCGACGCTCGGGGACCTGTTTCCCGAACGGGACGTCTACCTCGGGGAGTTCTTCTGAACTCAGACGACGTTCCGCTCGGCGTGCTCGTCGCCCGACTCGAACCGATCGCTCGAGAGCGCGTCGACGTCGACGAGCGACGCCTCGCCGTCGACGGCGAGCTCCGCGACGACCTGTCCGGTCGCGGGCGCGTGCTGGAAGCCGTGGCCGGAGAAGCCGGCGGCAGTAATGAAGCCGGGAACGGTCTCCTCGACGATCGCGTTGTCGTCCGGCGTCACGGCGTAGAGCCCCGCCCAGCCGCGCTTGATCCGCGATTCCGGGCCGAAGTAGGTCGTCCACTCGCTTGTTTTCTCGACGACGTCGGCGGCCCAGTCGAACTCCATCTGCGTCACGTAGCCGTCGGGATCGCGCTCCGGATCGTCGCTGGCGAGGTGGCCGCCGACGAGGGCGTCGCCGCCGCGATCGGGCCGGAAGTACGTTCCCGTCCCGAGGTCGATCGTCAGCGGATCCGTCTCCGGGACGGCCGTTTCCGGATCGACGACGGCGATCTGGCGTCGCTTCGGCGCGATCGGCAGCGAGACGGCGGCCAGTTCGGCGACCTGCCCGGCCCACGGTCCCGCGGCGTTGACGACGAAATCGGCATCGAGTCGACCGTCGAGTGTCTCGACGCCCGTCACCCGCCCGTCGCGATCGGCACTGGCGCTGGTCCCGTCCTCGCGGTGGACGTCGATAACGGGCGTCCTCGTCCGAACGTCGACCCCCGCGTCGGCCGCCGCCCGGGCGTAGGCCTGTAACGCGAGGTGCGGATCGGCGAACCCGTCCGTTTCCGAGTACGTCGCCGCGACGAACCGCTCCGGATCGATCCCGGAACAGTACTCTCGGGCCGCGTCGGGATCGAGCACCTCGCTCGGGACGCCGCGATCGTTCTGCATTGCGACCGCGTCCTCGAACGCCGCGGCAGTCTCGTCGGACCGGGCGAGAAAGAGATACCCCGTCTTCCGGTAGTCGATGTCGGTCCCGAACCGCTCCGTGAACTCGTTCCAGACGCGCATACTCTCGCGGGACAGGTCGACGTTGACCGGCGTCGAGAACTGCGCACGGATGCCGCCCAGCGCCCGTTCGGTGCTTCCGCCGCCGATCGACCCCTTCTCGCAGACGGTCACGTCGACGCCGCGGTTTGCCAGTGCGTACGCGCTCGAGAGGCCGACGATGCCGCCGCCGACCACGATACCGTGCATACGATACCAATCGACACGGCCGGAGAAAAGGGTTCGTTCGAGACCGCGATCGGACGGCGGAATCGATCTCTACAGGCGTCAGAACCGATCGGGTGAGAGTCGATCGTGGACGTCGGGATCGGGCCGGTCGTCGATCTCCTCCTGGACGACCGCGGCGACGGCCGGCGCGAGCGTGATCCCCAGTCCAGTCATCCCACAGGCGACGACGAACCCGTCGACGGCCGTCTCGCCGACGATCGGACGCCCGTCCGGCGTAACCGTCCGGAGACCGATCCACGCGTCGACGACCGACGCGTCCGCGAGCGCGGGGACGACGCTCGCCAGTTCGGGCGCCGAGTCGACGAACTCCTCCGAGACCGAGAGGTCGTCCGGGTCGTACCGTTGCCCCTCCACGTACGTCGTCAGGAACTCCCCGACCCACGCCCGCGTTCCGTCAGCGTCGACCGCGGGCCGTACGTACCGATTCGACTCGAAAATCGTGACCGGCGCGTCGATCGGTTCGACCGCCTCGAGTTCGACCATCGGCCCCTGCGTGTGACAGAGCGGAAGCGAGACGCCGACCGCCTCGTTCAGGCGCGGTGCCCAGGGCCCCGCCGCGTTGACGACGACGTCCGCGTCCGCGCTTTCGTCGTCGGTCACGACGCTCGAGACGGCCCCGTCGGTCGTTTCGACGTCCGTGACCGTGACCCCCGTTCGGACGTCGACGCCGTTTCGGCGTGCACGGTCGGCAAAGGCCGTCGCGATCGCTGCCGGATCGTCACAGACGGTATCGGCGGGCGTGGAGAGTGCACCGGCGAACCCCGCGGGTTCGACGCCGAATTCGGCCAGATCGGTCGCCTCGACGAACGACGCGTCGACGCCGTACTCCCGGAGCGTCGTCGCCGATCCGGCGAGTCGATCGGCGAAAACGGGCGTCTCGGCCACGTACAGCGCACCCAGTCGCTCCACGTCCAGCGACTCGGCCTCGAACAGATCCCGGTAGACCGATCGCGCTCGCGCTCGCATCCGCAGGTCGAACGGGTCCGGTTCGACCGCGGTCCGCATCACGATTCCCGCGGAGGCCGCCGTCGTTTCGCGGCCGATCTCCGATCGTTCGAGCAGGGTTACGTCGTGGCCGGTCTCGCCCAGCCGCGACGCGATTGCGGTGCCGACGATCCCTCCCCCGACGATGACGACGTTCATGCGAGGGACTACCACGGCGGGAAGGAAAGAACCTCCTCCGGTTCCGTCGCGTGAGTTCGGCCGGCGGCGATACACACTGAAGTACCCGTCCGGCGACCGTCACGATATGGTACGCGTACTCTCCGACGAGGACGTAGCGTCCGTGCTCGATTTGCCGGCGCTGTTGCCCGTCGTCGCCGACGCGTTCGAAAAACAACGGACCGGTGCCATCGAACGACCGGAGCGGCCTCACTACCCGATCGGGGTCGGGCTCGATCCCGACGCGCCGGCCCAGCCGACTGGAACGGGACTGTGCATGCCGGCGTACGTCCACGGGGCCGACTACGCCGCGACGAAACTCGTCACCGTCTGCGAGGACAACCCCGAACGCGGGCTGCCGACCGTCACCGCCCAGCTCTCTCTCGCCGACGCCCGGACCGGCCAGCCGGTCGGGTATCTCGCCGGGACGCGGGTCACGAACGCTCGAACAGGCTGCATCGGCGGTCTCGCCGCGCGCGAACTCGCCGTCGACGAGCCGATCGATCTCGCGCTGATCGGGGCCGGAACGCAGGCCCGCTGGCAGGCGCGGGCCATCGCCGCCGCGACCGACGACGTCGCGCGGATCCGCGTCTACTCCCCCAGCGAGTCGCGCGAGGAGTGCGCCGACGACCTCGCCGCCGAACTCGACGTCCCGGCAACTGCGGTCGAGAGCCCCCGGGAGGCGGTCCGGGACGCGACGGTCGTCGTCACGGCGACGACGAGCACCGAGCCGGTCTTCCCCGGGGAGGCGCTCGAGGACGGCACCCTCGTCGTCGCCGTCGGGGCCTACACCCCCGAGATGCGCGAACTGGACGCCGCGACGATCGATCGCGCAGCGACGGTGATCGCCGACGTGCCGGCGGAAGCCGCCGAAACGGGCGACCTGCGCGACCGGCCCGCCCGCGAGATCCAGCCGCTCGCCGACGCGCTCGCCGGTCGTGGGGGTCGCGAATCGCCCGCGGATGTCGTGGTCGTCGCCAGCGTCGGGACCGCAGTGCTGGACGCTGCGACTGCCGAGTTCGTGTTCGATCGCGCCGCGGCCAACGACGTCGGCACGACGGTTTCGCTCTGAGGCGTCCGTTGGCCACGACACTGAAATACCGGCTTCGAGTAGTAGATTCTAACTGTCTCCAGCGATGACTAGATCGGGAGTGGGATCTGGCTACCCAGGCGATCGGTCCGGTCGAGCGCGGCGCGGGGGTGACCAGCCGTGACGAAGCGATCGGTGCCGATCGTCGACCGGGTCACCGACGCCTTCTTCGCACTCGACACGGACTTCCGGTTCACCTATCTCAACGACCGGGCCGAGGCGCTGCTCGAACGCTCTCGCGAGGAGTTACTCGGGCGTGTCATGTGGGACGAGTTCCCGGAAACCGTCGAGACGCAGTTCCCCGACGGCTTCCACCGCGCGATGGACGAACAGGTTTCCGTCTCGTTCGATATCTACCACGCACGGATCGAAACCTGGTTCGAGACCCGGGCTTACCCCTCTGAAACCGGGCTCTCGGTCTACATGCGCGACGTCACCGAACGGAAGCGCCAGGAGACGACGCTGGCCCAGCACGCAGCCGTCGTCGAGGCCGGCCACGACGGCGTCGTGACGCTCGACCGGAACCGCGAAATCGTCTCCGTCAACCGATCGCTCGAGTCGTTGCTCGGGGCCGATCGATCCGAGATGATCGGCGAACACGTCGAAATCGTTCCGGAACTGGCCGGGATCGATCCGGTAGATACCCTCGAGATCGGCCGTGCGATCACCGACGTCGACGTCGGGAACGCCGACAGGCGCAACCTCGAGGTCGCCTTTACCGACGCCGGCGGCACCGATCGGATGGGCGAGTTCCGGATCGTCCCGATAGCGGACATTCGGGCGACCGTCGGAGTCATCATTCGGGACGTCACCGACCAGCACGAGCACGAGCGCGTCGTCACCTCGCTGCACGAGATCACCCGATGGCTGCTCGAATCCGACGATCCGGAGGAGATCTGTGCGATCGCCGTCCACGCGGGCAGCGATCTGCTCGAGTTCCCGATCAGCGGCATCTGGTTGCTCGACGACGAGCACGGCTACCTCGATCCCGTCGCCGGCACCGCGGGTGCCCACGAGGAGTTGGGCGGCCTGCCTCGCTTTTACTCCGGGGAAGGGCTCGTCTGGAACGTCTTCGAGTCCGGCGAGATCGAACGCTTCGACGACCTCCGTGCGGCCGAGGACCTCTACAACCCCGACTCGCCCATCCGATCCGAGATCATCGCCCCGATCGGGACCCACGGCGTCCTCATGACCGGCTCGCTGGAGCCACACCAGTTCGACGAGACCGACGTCGACCTGCTCTCGACGCTCGTCGAGAACACCCGCGCCGCGCTCGACCGGGCCGATCGGGAGCGGGTGCTTCGCGAGCGAACGACGGAACTCGAACGCCAGACCGAGCGACTCGAGTCGATCGCAGAGATACTCTCGAACGACCTGAAAGACCAGCTCGAGAGCGTGTCGGAGGCGCTCGAAGACGACCCGGACGAGTGGGCGTTCGCGGTCGCGGAGGACTCCGTCGGGGCCACGCTCGACAGGGCAGAACAACTCGTCGACGACGTCCGGGAATTCGCCCGGAACGCGTCCGCCGTCGGGACCCGGAGCCGGATCGACCTCGAATCGGCGATCGAGACGGCGATCGCTGCCTCTCGCCTCGACGACGACGCGGTCATCGTCGACCAGTCGGCGATGCTCCGGGCCGACGCCGATCGGTTCGTCCACCTGCTCGAGACGGCGTTCGACAACATCGCCGCCCGTGCCGAGACGGACGTGACGGTCCAGGTAGGACTCGTCGGCTTCGAGAACGCCGGCCGGTCCGATCGGTCGCGCGACTCGCGCGGATTCTTCCTGCTCGACGACGCCACCGAGATTCCGCCGACCGCCCACGAGCAGGTCCTCGACCCCTCCACCGACGACGACACCGCGATCGACGGACTCGGGCTGGCCCTCGTGCGGGCGATCGCGGAGGCCCACGACTGGACGATCGCGGTCGACAACGGCGAGAACGGAGGGACGCGGATCGAGATCAGGGACGTGACGACGCTCGAAGTACAGGAGTCGCGGACCCGGCGGTGACGGGATCGTATCGTACTGTCACACCGATCCACACCGATCGCGGTTCGCAGCCGTCCCCGTCGCGACGGCGCGCGAATCTATCGGGCGGCCGATGACCGTCTCGGACGGACGACGTCTATCTCAGTATCTCGGGCGGACCGCGACTGTCGTGCGACAGTATCAGTCCTCGAGAACCGACTCCCGCGTGATGTCCTGACAGATCCGGCGGTAGCCGTCCCCCTCGAGAAGGTCCTGCATCGTGTCCGTGACGTCCGTCTTGAGCACGGCCAGCCGATCCTCGAGTTCGGCGTACTTCTGGCTCGTCTTGCGTTCGGCCTCGGTCTTCTGGGCGTCGAGGAGCGCTTTCTTCGAGGCGAGCGCGAAGAACTCCTGTAACTGTTCGTCGTACGTCGACCTGAGCATCAACTGGTCGATGATCGATTGCAGTTCGTCTTTCGAGACCGGCTTGACGAGATAGTCGTCGAACCCCATCCCGATGATGTCGAAGTCGGGTTCGACCGCGGTCACCATCGCGACGCGACAGTCGAGTTCGCGCTCCCGGATGGTATCGAGCACGGTGTCCCCGGACAGTCCCGGCATCCGTCGATCGAGCAGGACGACGTCGACGGTCTCGTCGGTGGCCTCGAGCGCCTCGTTCCCGTCGTAGGCCGTCTCAACGTCGCACTCCTCGTCGAGCCACGCGGCGTAGAGGTTCGCGAGATCTGGCTCGTCTTCGACGATCAGGACGGACGGGTGGTCAGGGGGCATCGACGTGGTCCTCCGGAACTGCGGTTCGTTGGAGGGGTTGTACCGAGAGTATATCAAAATACCGGGCGATCGACGGCGATCGACCCCTGAATCCCGGCCGGACACGGTCGTGACGTCCGGTTCGACTGCGATCCGGTTTTCAGGGCGTGCCTGGCCCGGTGGGCGGCGTCACTGGAGTTCGCGTTCGATCGTCGCGCGCCGATCGCGAATCGCGGCCGCGTCGGTCGTGATCGACCGGCCGGCCTCGATCGTGAGTCGGCCGTCGGCCGTCGCCGATCCGAGTTCGTGGACCGGCGCGACGCCGTCGAACGCCTCACGGACCGCGTCGGGCGATTCGGTCTGGACGAGTGCTCGGCCCGGCTGTTCGTGAAACAGCGCACCCGCCGGATCCGCGCCCGGAATCGTCACCTTGAGCCCCGCGTCCTCGCCGACCATTTCGGCGAGTGCGACGGCCAGGCCACCGTGACTGACGTCGTGAACCGCGCGCGTCGCGTCGTGGTTCGCGACGCTCACGAGCGCCTCGACGACGGCTCCCGGGTCGTCCGGCAGGGTGGGGAACCGATCGCTGCCGTCGAACTGGGCGAGATACTCCGACCCGCCGAGTCGGAGGTCACCGGTCTCGAGGCCGACGTCGCCGACGAGCAGCAGCGTTCCCTCCGGGACGACGGAAAGCGGCGGCGCGTCGTAGCCGTCTTTCGTCCCCACCATCGCGAGCGTCGGCGTCGGCGGGATCGGTCCGGCCACCGAATCGTTGTACAGCGAAACGTTCCCACCGACGACGGGCGTCGAGAGCGTCTCGCACATATCCGCGAGTCCGCCGACGATCCCCTCGAAGTCGCCGTAGACGTCCGGTTTCTCGGGGTTGCCGCCGTTCAGGCAGTCGACCGCAGCGAGCGGCGTCGCGCCTTTGGCCGCGATGTTCGTCGCGTTCTCGAGTGCGATCGCTCGCGCGCCCTCGTAGGGGGCGGCAGTGGTCCAGTTGGGCGCGCCACCGGACGAGATCGCGAGCCCCTGTTCGGCCTCTCGGACCGCA
The nucleotide sequence above comes from Halosolutus halophilus. Encoded proteins:
- a CDS encoding HalX domain-containing protein — encoded protein: MPPDHPSVLIVEDEPDLANLYAAWLDEECDVETAYDGNEALEATDETVDVVLLDRRMPGLSGDTVLDTIRERELDCRVAMVTAVEPDFDIIGMGFDDYLVKPVSKDELQSIIDQLMLRSTYDEQLQEFFALASKKALLDAQKTEAERKTSQKYAELEDRLAVLKTDVTDTMQDLLEGDGYRRICQDITRESVLED
- a CDS encoding NAD(P)/FAD-dependent oxidoreductase, translated to MHGIVVGGGIVGLSSAYALANRGVDVTVCEKGSIGGGSTERALGGIRAQFSTPVNVDLSRESMRVWNEFTERFGTDIDYRKTGYLFLARSDETAAAFEDAVAMQNDRGVPSEVLDPDAAREYCSGIDPERFVAATYSETDGFADPHLALQAYARAAADAGVDVRTRTPVIDVHREDGTSASADRDGRVTGVETLDGRLDADFVVNAAGPWAGQVAELAAVSLPIAPKRRQIAVVDPETAVPETDPLTIDLGTGTYFRPDRGGDALVGGHLASDDPERDPDGYVTQMEFDWAADVVEKTSEWTTYFGPESRIKRGWAGLYAVTPDDNAIVEETVPGFITAAGFSGHGFQHAPATGQVVAELAVDGEASLVDVDALSSDRFESGDEHAERNVV
- a CDS encoding PAS domain-containing sensor histidine kinase, coding for MTKRSVPIVDRVTDAFFALDTDFRFTYLNDRAEALLERSREELLGRVMWDEFPETVETQFPDGFHRAMDEQVSVSFDIYHARIETWFETRAYPSETGLSVYMRDVTERKRQETTLAQHAAVVEAGHDGVVTLDRNREIVSVNRSLESLLGADRSEMIGEHVEIVPELAGIDPVDTLEIGRAITDVDVGNADRRNLEVAFTDAGGTDRMGEFRIVPIADIRATVGVIIRDVTDQHEHERVVTSLHEITRWLLESDDPEEICAIAVHAGSDLLEFPISGIWLLDDEHGYLDPVAGTAGAHEELGGLPRFYSGEGLVWNVFESGEIERFDDLRAAEDLYNPDSPIRSEIIAPIGTHGVLMTGSLEPHQFDETDVDLLSTLVENTRAALDRADRERVLRERTTELERQTERLESIAEILSNDLKDQLESVSEALEDDPDEWAFAVAEDSVGATLDRAEQLVDDVREFARNASAVGTRSRIDLESAIETAIAASRLDDDAVIVDQSAMLRADADRFVHLLETAFDNIAARAETDVTVQVGLVGFENAGRSDRSRDSRGFFLLDDATEIPPTAHEQVLDPSTDDDTAIDGLGLALVRAIAEAHDWTIAVDNGENGGTRIEIRDVTTLEVQESRTRR
- a CDS encoding GNAT family N-acetyltransferase, encoding MVDYRPLTDDGDVFHEYRSYAFTPQEGVPAYDPDEHDTPRSTLGARRGLYEHADDERPRCVCRHYWLEARVRGEPHATAGIASIATPPEYRREGYVRRLLAHSLAEYRNHGVRFSVLWPFRYRFYRQYGWDAANRIVTHECDPDVLSFAAASDARDRGSFRPVDPDEYDAIEPVYDEWADRHALALERDEDWWRHRVFGGHDVDPFVYAYERDGEPRGYLVYTIDGDHGERTMDVTELAAVDREAVRALLSFCYDHDSQVDRVRFRMPENDLLRADAADPDEIDTTVETGPMVRIVDVEATLSALSYPSLDRTLTLAVEDPLVDWNDAAVSLEVAAGRAACERIDAAAADEPDVTLDVATLSQLVVGARSAATLDRLGRLEGATPDAVATLGDLFPERDVYLGEFF
- a CDS encoding ornithine cyclodeaminase family protein; translation: MVRVLSDEDVASVLDLPALLPVVADAFEKQRTGAIERPERPHYPIGVGLDPDAPAQPTGTGLCMPAYVHGADYAATKLVTVCEDNPERGLPTVTAQLSLADARTGQPVGYLAGTRVTNARTGCIGGLAARELAVDEPIDLALIGAGTQARWQARAIAAATDDVARIRVYSPSESREECADDLAAELDVPATAVESPREAVRDATVVVTATTSTEPVFPGEALEDGTLVVAVGAYTPEMRELDAATIDRAATVIADVPAEAAETGDLRDRPAREIQPLADALAGRGGRESPADVVVVASVGTAVLDAATAEFVFDRAAANDVGTTVSL
- a CDS encoding NAD(P)/FAD-dependent oxidoreductase: MNVVIVGGGIVGTAIASRLGETGHDVTLLERSEIGRETTAASAGIVMRTAVEPDPFDLRMRARARSVYRDLFEAESLDVERLGALYVAETPVFADRLAGSATTLREYGVDASFVEATDLAEFGVEPAGFAGALSTPADTVCDDPAAIATAFADRARRNGVDVRTGVTVTDVETTDGAVSSVVTDDESADADVVVNAAGPWAPRLNEAVGVSLPLCHTQGPMVELEAVEPIDAPVTIFESNRYVRPAVDADGTRAWVGEFLTTYVEGQRYDPDDLSVSEEFVDSAPELASVVPALADASVVDAWIGLRTVTPDGRPIVGETAVDGFVVACGMTGLGITLAPAVAAVVQEEIDDRPDPDVHDRLSPDRF